In one window of Paenarthrobacter nicotinovorans DNA:
- a CDS encoding amidase, with translation MDHVTTEDIPWMSATHISEKVRRQELSPTDIATSMTDRIKAVNRQLNAYVTFDEEQVTTDAERLQTQVDSGAELGPLHGVPFAVKELTAMSGLPATYGYLPLKGTVAQHDAAVVKRLKAAGGLFLGKTNMPEGGYYGGTDNHLYGPTHNPWKSGYSAGGSSGGSAAAVAAGLAPIAEGSDGAGSVRIPASMCGVVGMKPTHGLIPQTILGGRFYTWIYHGPIARTVADAALMLNVMAGPDDEDPTSLPDMNIDFTEEIKMPIDGLRIAWSSDLGLGYVDPEVAAICRSAMDAFEELGAVVEEATPSWGGAQEAMWNGVWLPGFASQVDLLDWQGMTGQVDENLLEIMSQCKTLNGEDKGRADLYRGQMWQTFREFMSGIDLLISPTLTSAAFPLEQFAPSWLEGKPLREQILGWLLTYPFNMMTTPSITVPAGLTSGGLPVGLQIAGGFHADAKVLRAAAAFEAARPWSHLRPSHMGDRELTAPRPA, from the coding sequence ATGGACCACGTCACCACTGAAGACATCCCCTGGATGAGCGCGACACATATAAGCGAAAAGGTACGCCGCCAGGAACTTTCCCCTACCGATATCGCCACATCGATGACGGACCGCATCAAGGCTGTGAATCGGCAATTGAACGCGTACGTTACCTTCGACGAGGAGCAGGTCACCACGGACGCCGAACGCCTGCAGACACAGGTGGACTCGGGTGCAGAGCTTGGGCCGCTTCACGGGGTCCCTTTCGCAGTCAAGGAACTCACCGCCATGAGTGGACTGCCGGCAACGTACGGCTACTTGCCGCTGAAAGGAACCGTAGCTCAGCACGATGCTGCCGTCGTTAAGCGTCTCAAAGCGGCTGGGGGGTTGTTTCTCGGCAAAACGAATATGCCCGAGGGTGGCTACTACGGGGGGACGGACAACCATTTGTACGGGCCCACTCACAATCCCTGGAAAAGCGGCTACTCGGCCGGCGGGTCCAGCGGGGGATCGGCTGCTGCTGTGGCTGCAGGCCTTGCACCCATTGCAGAGGGGAGCGATGGAGCGGGGTCGGTTCGGATCCCGGCTTCAATGTGTGGTGTTGTCGGAATGAAACCAACCCATGGGCTCATCCCACAGACAATTCTGGGGGGTCGCTTTTATACCTGGATCTATCATGGGCCGATTGCCCGGACAGTGGCTGACGCTGCGCTCATGCTCAATGTCATGGCTGGTCCGGACGACGAAGACCCAACCAGTCTTCCGGACATGAATATTGACTTCACCGAGGAGATCAAGATGCCGATCGACGGCCTACGGATCGCCTGGTCCTCAGATCTGGGCCTTGGCTACGTGGACCCGGAGGTCGCGGCGATCTGCAGGTCTGCCATGGACGCTTTCGAGGAACTTGGTGCGGTTGTCGAAGAGGCCACTCCGTCATGGGGCGGAGCCCAGGAAGCGATGTGGAACGGCGTCTGGCTTCCTGGATTTGCCAGCCAGGTTGACCTGCTGGACTGGCAGGGCATGACGGGACAGGTGGATGAAAACCTTCTGGAGATCATGAGCCAATGCAAGACGCTGAATGGAGAAGATAAGGGCAGGGCCGACCTTTACCGCGGTCAGATGTGGCAGACCTTCAGAGAGTTCATGTCAGGTATCGACCTCTTGATTTCTCCAACCCTGACCTCAGCGGCTTTTCCTCTGGAACAGTTCGCGCCCAGCTGGCTTGAGGGTAAGCCGCTCCGGGAGCAGATCCTCGGATGGTTGCTCACGTATCCATTCAACATGATGACGACGCCATCCATCACGGTGCCCGCGGGACTTACCTCGGGAGGACTGCCCGTTGGACTACAAATTGCGGGCGGTTTTCACGCGGATGCGAAGGTTCTGAGGGCCGCCGCAGCATTCGAAGCCGCCAGGCCTTGGTCACACCTCCGCCCTTCTCATATGGGTGACCGGGAGCTGACGGCTCCGCGTCCCGCATAG
- a CDS encoding glutamate-cysteine ligase family protein: MTSTGILRGHNTTADQQEAPLTVAAAEEWIQRTCFSTGPAGRIGLELELLMGRIGDPSLQRPFADDNYRRLFSELRPLDVHGNLTLEPGGQLELSSHPEASLRDVITSVHGSLKLLREQAADLDAILVGAGVSPHLEPRRITQAPRYAAMEKYFEPWAPAGQTMMCSTASVQINVEAGADDVEIRHRWNLLYSIGPVLAATFANSGWIGGRRSGWKSTRLAAWLALDPARTGVPPFSAAQDPGVSYSRWALDAPLMMIRRDAGEWQAPAGLTFRDWLRLGTAVVPDRPPANLEDLKQHLSTLFPHVRPKGYFEIRYIDAQPGCWWAVPAAVVSALIANPAVSDQARGICAGSPDWEVSARLGLEDPGIASRAVQLMSLAADELLNDPATANLARQVEEYAETWTLRSLAPADDQPSAWATRKQGCALDTGSC, translated from the coding sequence ATGACGTCCACCGGGATTCTCCGCGGCCATAACACCACCGCCGACCAGCAGGAAGCACCCCTTACGGTCGCTGCGGCCGAGGAGTGGATTCAGCGCACATGCTTCTCGACCGGCCCTGCCGGGCGCATCGGTCTCGAACTTGAGCTGCTCATGGGTCGAATCGGCGACCCCTCCTTGCAGCGTCCGTTTGCTGACGACAACTACCGGCGCTTGTTCTCGGAACTGCGGCCTCTGGACGTTCATGGAAATCTTACTCTGGAACCTGGTGGTCAGCTTGAGCTGAGCTCGCACCCCGAGGCCTCTTTGCGGGACGTCATTACATCGGTGCACGGCAGCCTGAAACTGTTGCGGGAGCAGGCGGCCGACCTGGATGCAATCCTCGTGGGTGCAGGAGTGTCCCCACACCTGGAGCCCAGGCGGATTACGCAAGCCCCACGTTACGCTGCCATGGAAAAGTATTTTGAACCGTGGGCGCCGGCGGGCCAAACCATGATGTGTTCCACAGCGTCAGTGCAGATCAACGTCGAGGCTGGGGCGGACGACGTCGAAATCCGTCATCGGTGGAACCTGCTGTATTCAATAGGGCCAGTGCTGGCAGCGACGTTCGCGAACTCGGGCTGGATCGGTGGTCGACGAAGTGGTTGGAAGAGCACACGGCTTGCGGCATGGCTCGCTCTGGACCCGGCCAGGACTGGAGTGCCGCCCTTCAGCGCTGCCCAGGATCCCGGAGTGTCTTACTCCCGATGGGCCTTGGACGCCCCCCTGATGATGATTCGGCGCGACGCGGGGGAGTGGCAAGCCCCGGCTGGCCTGACGTTCCGCGATTGGCTCCGTCTGGGGACAGCAGTGGTACCGGACCGACCCCCGGCAAACCTTGAGGACTTGAAGCAGCATTTGAGCACTCTCTTCCCCCATGTCCGGCCCAAAGGGTACTTCGAGATCAGATACATCGATGCCCAGCCCGGCTGCTGGTGGGCTGTTCCCGCCGCCGTAGTTTCCGCGCTCATCGCCAATCCCGCTGTCTCGGACCAAGCCAGAGGTATCTGTGCCGGTTCCCCGGACTGGGAAGTCTCTGCGCGTCTTGGGCTGGAGGATCCGGGAATTGCATCCCGGGCCGTGCAATTGATGTCGCTGGCTGCGGACGAGCTCCTGAATGATCCTGCTACGGCCAACCTTGCCAGGCAGGTTGAGGAATACGCGGAAACGTGGACTCTGCGGAGCCTGGCGCCCGCAGATGATCAACCGTCGGCCTGGGCAACCCGCAAGCAGGGCTGTGCCCTGGATACAGGCAGCTGCTAA
- a CDS encoding sugar ABC transporter substrate-binding protein: MHLKPTLIAGVAALALASTASLSACSAPASSSANAECSKTYTVGFSHPIGEAEVIKALKSLAKEYATKVGCVDLLLDNTTGMKLESQRATVESWVTQHVDAIVLWPVDSTAFAGLQKQAQSQGTKWLTYLTSMDGQDGSVGFDNKLQGEQIAADVTAWIGKNYPDGGATAAVTTLTTLPPSRPRYELPIKAIEEAGLKVVSEQNCTDQACGLQIAEDALREHPDLRIFIGLSDESAIGAMKAFKNAGIDPNTVYIAGQDGSPEGLAAVKEGGMYRASSAIPMDALAASIVDAALAAVTGEGEPNLVTPTVLAKADNPQLVADLIGNFERKGQ; encoded by the coding sequence ATGCATCTCAAACCAACCCTCATTGCAGGTGTGGCGGCTTTGGCCCTGGCGTCTACGGCTTCGCTTTCGGCCTGCAGCGCACCAGCATCCAGCTCTGCCAACGCCGAATGCTCGAAGACGTACACCGTCGGTTTCAGTCACCCGATTGGCGAAGCCGAGGTGATCAAAGCTTTGAAGTCATTGGCCAAGGAGTACGCCACCAAAGTTGGTTGCGTCGACCTGCTTCTGGACAACACCACCGGAATGAAATTGGAAAGCCAGCGTGCCACGGTTGAAAGCTGGGTGACGCAGCACGTGGACGCCATCGTCCTTTGGCCAGTCGACTCGACGGCTTTCGCCGGACTCCAGAAGCAGGCACAGAGCCAGGGCACCAAGTGGCTCACGTATTTGACCAGCATGGACGGACAAGACGGCAGCGTCGGCTTTGATAACAAGCTCCAAGGAGAGCAGATCGCGGCGGATGTCACAGCGTGGATCGGGAAAAACTACCCCGACGGCGGTGCAACAGCCGCGGTCACTACGCTGACTACGCTGCCGCCTTCGCGACCCAGATACGAACTTCCCATCAAAGCCATTGAAGAGGCCGGCCTCAAAGTTGTTTCTGAACAGAACTGCACGGATCAAGCATGCGGTCTTCAAATTGCGGAAGATGCCCTGCGCGAGCACCCCGATTTGCGCATCTTCATTGGGCTCAGCGACGAGTCCGCCATCGGCGCGATGAAGGCCTTCAAGAACGCTGGAATCGACCCAAACACCGTCTACATAGCTGGCCAGGATGGCTCACCTGAGGGTCTGGCCGCGGTCAAGGAAGGCGGCATGTACCGGGCAAGCTCCGCGATACCTATGGATGCCCTGGCAGCGTCCATCGTTGACGCAGCCCTGGCCGCCGTTACTGGTGAGGGCGAGCCCAATCTCGTTACTCCGACGGTTCTGGCAAAGGCCGACAACCCGCAGCTGGTAGCCGATCTCATCGGGAACTTTGAGCGCAAGGGCCAATGA
- a CDS encoding sugar ABC transporter ATP-binding protein, whose amino-acid sequence MNFGLVLSGIRKSYGANHVLRGIDMNIPAGTVHALLGANGAGKSTLLGCLSGATSPDDGEIVIGGRPYRGLTPTQAFEAGCAIIYQHFQLIASLSVADNIFLGQERRTVLGAIDTRRQEREAQNILESLDVDINPKSLVGSLSVGEQQIVEIARALRRKPDLLILDEPTAALGPHEVTALIRLVRRLATTQGLTVIYVTHLLNEVLQVADAVTVLRDGRVHWTRDRLDLQMVDLVDGISPGSSLTGRASDCEPGAPMLQLEALQCSFTGPLTTTVHANEIVGLFGLLGSGRTNLLESLAGVRRPVGGGISLSRTSPASTRSKSLRAGISLVASDRKEQSLFGSMTAEENVLLPHYHQLSRGFRSRGRERAAFLETAGRIRLSPMSPGNPADSFSGGNAQKLVVGRWAGDLGDTSVLLLDEPTQGVDIGSRHEIYELLREFVSGPERCVIFASSEPEEILALATRVFVLVDGVPREIAPEDITENYLLSAAQGSSGEAEGTSK is encoded by the coding sequence GTGAATTTCGGCCTTGTGCTATCGGGAATCCGCAAATCGTATGGAGCGAATCACGTGCTGCGGGGCATCGACATGAATATTCCTGCGGGCACGGTTCATGCGCTTCTTGGTGCGAATGGTGCGGGGAAGTCGACACTGTTGGGTTGCCTCAGCGGAGCCACCAGTCCTGACGACGGTGAAATCGTCATCGGGGGACGCCCATACCGTGGGCTTACGCCGACACAAGCTTTTGAAGCTGGATGCGCCATCATCTACCAGCATTTTCAGCTCATCGCGTCGCTCTCCGTCGCGGACAACATATTTCTCGGCCAAGAGCGTCGTACCGTCCTCGGGGCGATCGATACCCGCCGGCAGGAGCGTGAAGCACAAAACATCCTCGAATCTCTGGACGTGGACATAAACCCCAAATCCTTGGTCGGTTCATTATCAGTGGGGGAGCAGCAGATCGTTGAAATCGCTCGGGCGTTGCGACGGAAACCGGACCTTCTCATTTTGGATGAACCAACGGCAGCCCTCGGCCCTCATGAAGTAACGGCCCTGATCCGGCTCGTGCGCCGGCTGGCCACGACGCAGGGACTCACCGTTATCTACGTGACGCACCTGCTGAACGAGGTGTTGCAGGTCGCCGACGCTGTAACTGTCCTCCGCGACGGCCGGGTGCACTGGACCCGGGATCGCCTGGACCTTCAAATGGTGGACCTGGTTGATGGCATCTCTCCGGGCAGCTCACTGACCGGCCGGGCATCAGACTGCGAACCAGGCGCGCCGATGCTGCAGTTGGAGGCACTACAGTGCTCCTTCACGGGGCCTTTGACGACGACAGTGCATGCCAATGAAATCGTCGGACTGTTCGGGCTGTTGGGCTCGGGACGAACGAACCTTCTGGAGTCTCTGGCAGGAGTAAGGAGACCCGTGGGAGGGGGCATCAGCCTGTCGCGGACGTCCCCTGCCTCCACTCGGTCTAAGTCACTGAGGGCAGGCATTTCCTTGGTGGCTTCCGATCGAAAAGAACAGTCGCTTTTCGGCAGCATGACGGCTGAAGAAAACGTACTTCTTCCGCACTACCACCAGCTCTCACGTGGATTTCGTAGCCGTGGCCGCGAACGGGCGGCCTTTCTTGAGACGGCCGGGAGGATCCGGCTGAGTCCGATGTCTCCAGGGAATCCAGCGGATTCGTTCTCGGGGGGAAATGCCCAAAAGCTGGTGGTGGGGCGTTGGGCCGGTGACCTTGGCGACACATCGGTTCTGCTCCTGGATGAACCAACTCAAGGGGTGGACATCGGATCCCGACACGAGATCTACGAATTACTCCGCGAGTTTGTCTCCGGTCCTGAGCGATGCGTGATCTTCGCGAGCAGCGAACCCGAGGAAATCCTCGCGCTTGCCACCCGTGTCTTCGTTCTGGTGGACGGAGTGCCCAGGGAAATCGCCCCCGAAGACATCACAGAAAATTACCTACTGTCAGCTGCCCAAGGCAGTTCTGGCGAAGCGGAAGGAACATCAAAGTGA
- a CDS encoding NAD(P)-binding oxidoreductase, translated as MKIFQVGAAGGVGRRLAQLLSGRGDAVTGMFRNPDQADTVASSGATPVEGDLIKDSIEVLAEKFKGHDAVVFSAGAHGTGIDQTTLIDGKGLEKAADAAALAGVSRFVLVSAFPESGRGESVNERFEHYMRTKKTADVYLTRTDLDWLIVRPGLLTDDPGDGRVTAGPAIEYGDIRRDNVAAFIDAALHNPRMTRTIVELTDGETPVAEAVSTLVG; from the coding sequence ATGAAGATATTCCAAGTAGGCGCAGCGGGGGGAGTAGGCCGACGTCTGGCTCAACTGCTGAGTGGCCGCGGTGATGCCGTCACAGGAATGTTCAGGAATCCCGATCAAGCGGACACGGTTGCCTCCAGTGGCGCTACGCCCGTGGAGGGGGACCTGATTAAGGACTCCATTGAGGTGCTGGCCGAAAAGTTTAAGGGACACGATGCCGTCGTCTTCTCTGCTGGCGCCCATGGCACCGGAATCGACCAGACCACCCTCATCGACGGCAAGGGGTTGGAGAAGGCTGCCGATGCTGCCGCCCTCGCTGGGGTGTCCCGTTTTGTCCTGGTCTCCGCCTTCCCGGAGTCGGGGCGGGGTGAGTCGGTGAATGAACGTTTTGAGCACTATATGCGCACAAAGAAGACAGCAGACGTCTACCTCACACGCACTGACCTGGACTGGCTGATAGTTCGGCCGGGGCTTTTGACTGACGACCCCGGAGATGGACGGGTTACCGCGGGCCCTGCGATTGAGTACGGAGACATTCGACGCGATAACGTTGCGGCGTTCATTGACGCGGCGCTTCATAACCCACGGATGACCCGGACCATCGTCGAACTAACCGATGGCGAGACACCAGTGGCCGAGGCCGTGTCTACCCTCGTTGGCTGA
- a CDS encoding GntR family transcriptional regulator yields the protein MISEAIQRTAAPLRQEVVAALRRAIVTSEYSPGERLVETALCDKFSVSRTVIREALRQLESEQLIVTVPNKGPEVATLTPAEARSLYEVRGALESLAGSLFAERATEAQRGQLVARLFDIRRAESAGGAQKLLAAKDSYYEVLLAGAGNNEISGMLRQINARTQVLRALSTSSPGRSPLMLAELTDITTSAAITRDPEAARRACEVHASNAAEAALSAMESTPKPGHP from the coding sequence ATGATTTCGGAAGCAATCCAGCGAACGGCCGCGCCATTGCGCCAAGAGGTGGTAGCCGCCCTTCGCCGGGCGATCGTTACCTCCGAGTACAGTCCTGGGGAGAGGCTGGTCGAGACTGCGCTTTGCGATAAGTTCTCCGTCAGCCGGACAGTGATTCGTGAAGCGCTGCGGCAGCTGGAGTCCGAGCAACTGATAGTGACGGTGCCGAACAAGGGCCCCGAAGTTGCAACCCTCACACCCGCCGAAGCCCGAAGTCTCTATGAAGTTCGCGGCGCTTTGGAATCGCTCGCCGGAAGCCTGTTCGCCGAGCGAGCCACAGAAGCTCAGCGCGGGCAACTCGTTGCGAGACTTTTTGATATCCGAAGAGCAGAGTCAGCAGGCGGGGCGCAGAAGTTGCTCGCCGCGAAGGACAGCTACTACGAGGTACTTCTGGCCGGCGCTGGCAACAACGAAATCTCGGGCATGCTTCGGCAAATCAATGCCCGCACCCAAGTACTGAGGGCCCTCTCTACAAGCTCCCCGGGGAGAAGTCCGCTCATGCTGGCGGAACTGACGGACATCACCACGTCAGCGGCCATCACTAGAGATCCCGAGGCAGCCCGGCGAGCTTGTGAGGTGCATGCATCAAACGCTGCGGAAGCCGCACTTAGTGCCATGGAGTCGACGCCTAAGCCTGGACACCCATAA
- a CDS encoding nuclear transport factor 2 family protein: MPKNLKVVPTDEYDQIVSTVQKYVEGLRVGSPEGVAEAFHAEATMYGFTNGQLLGGPIKNLYDFVAENGAAPDVKTRVDVVGITQTTAVVKVDMENDAIGADYTDFHTLLKQDGEWKIIAKVYHQYEA; this comes from the coding sequence ATGCCCAAGAACCTCAAAGTCGTTCCGACCGACGAATATGACCAGATCGTCAGCACCGTTCAGAAGTATGTCGAAGGCCTGCGAGTTGGCAGCCCCGAAGGCGTCGCGGAGGCCTTCCACGCCGAAGCCACCATGTATGGCTTCACCAACGGCCAGCTTCTGGGCGGCCCCATCAAGAACCTGTACGACTTCGTCGCGGAAAACGGCGCCGCTCCGGACGTCAAAACCCGCGTGGACGTCGTCGGTATCACACAGACCACTGCCGTCGTGAAGGTCGACATGGAAAACGACGCCATTGGTGCTGACTACACCGACTTCCACACCCTGTTGAAGCAGGACGGCGAATGGAAGATCATCGCCAAGGTCTACCACCAGTACGAGGCCTAG
- a CDS encoding aldehyde dehydrogenase family protein, translating into MGVSITEGTSTITPPNFNGPYGLLIDGNIIQTEDHFDVYNPATNSVLASAPQGTREHMERAIGAAKRAFPAWAALTADEREAIIVEFFEALEAHKEEFITLLSLEQGKPRHNQATFEVNLANPWIPNTAKSRLEDKVLVEDDEKRVELRRSPLGVVGAIIPWNYPYLHVLWKTVPALITGNTVVLKPSPYTPLCALRIGELAAQVFPPGVFNIVTGGNELGQILTESPDVGMITFTGSTETGTKIMASAAGTIKRVTLELGGNDPAILLPDADWRDAVPQVFNAAFGNSGQWCIAAKRIYVHRSFHEEFVNALVDYAKTQKVGDGMDPTSDLGPINNRMQYDKLRDLFEDTRRNGYDVPLGGTIDESLDGNFVPVTIVNNPPENSRIVQEEPFGPIVPVLVYDDVDDVIERANATIFGLGATVWGRDEERALAVADRIDSGNVWVNQGQSHPDHAPFGGHKQSGLSVEHGDEGLASHTNNKTVVIRKR; encoded by the coding sequence ATGGGAGTTTCCATTACGGAGGGCACGAGTACCATCACGCCCCCGAACTTCAACGGACCCTACGGACTGCTCATTGATGGCAACATCATCCAGACCGAGGACCATTTTGACGTCTACAACCCGGCCACAAACTCGGTCCTCGCATCCGCACCCCAGGGCACACGGGAACACATGGAACGCGCCATCGGTGCCGCCAAACGGGCTTTCCCTGCGTGGGCGGCGCTGACCGCAGACGAGCGCGAAGCGATCATCGTCGAATTCTTCGAGGCGCTCGAGGCCCACAAAGAAGAGTTCATTACCTTGCTCTCTCTGGAGCAGGGCAAGCCACGGCACAATCAGGCGACGTTCGAAGTTAACCTTGCCAATCCCTGGATCCCCAACACTGCCAAGTCGAGGCTTGAGGACAAGGTGCTGGTGGAGGACGATGAAAAGCGCGTGGAACTTCGCCGCTCACCACTCGGCGTTGTGGGGGCCATCATTCCGTGGAATTACCCCTACCTTCACGTTCTGTGGAAGACCGTCCCCGCGCTGATCACCGGCAACACCGTAGTTCTCAAGCCTTCTCCCTACACCCCGCTCTGCGCACTGCGGATCGGGGAGCTGGCAGCCCAGGTCTTCCCGCCCGGCGTCTTCAACATCGTCACAGGCGGCAACGAACTTGGGCAGATCCTCACCGAGAGCCCAGACGTCGGGATGATCACCTTCACGGGATCCACGGAAACCGGTACCAAGATCATGGCTTCGGCCGCTGGCACCATCAAGCGGGTCACCCTCGAACTGGGTGGAAATGATCCTGCGATCCTGCTCCCGGACGCGGACTGGCGGGACGCGGTGCCGCAGGTATTCAACGCCGCCTTCGGAAACTCGGGTCAGTGGTGCATCGCGGCCAAGCGCATCTACGTGCACCGCTCCTTCCACGAAGAATTCGTCAACGCACTCGTGGACTATGCCAAGACACAAAAGGTCGGCGACGGCATGGATCCCACCAGCGATCTTGGTCCCATCAATAACCGCATGCAGTACGACAAGCTTCGCGACCTCTTCGAAGACACTCGACGCAATGGCTACGACGTCCCGCTCGGGGGCACCATCGACGAGTCCCTGGACGGGAACTTCGTCCCGGTCACCATCGTCAACAACCCTCCCGAGAACAGCCGCATCGTCCAGGAGGAACCTTTTGGGCCGATCGTACCCGTCCTCGTGTACGACGACGTCGACGACGTCATCGAGCGCGCAAACGCCACCATTTTCGGCCTTGGCGCAACTGTGTGGGGACGCGACGAGGAGCGAGCCCTGGCCGTGGCGGATCGCATCGACTCGGGCAACGTCTGGGTCAACCAGGGCCAGAGCCACCCAGACCACGCACCGTTCGGTGGCCACAAGCAGTCGGGCCTGAGCGTCGAACACGGTGATGAAGGCCTGGCCTCGCACACCAACAACAAAACCGTTGTGATTCGGAAGCGCTAG
- a CDS encoding response regulator transcription factor, with protein sequence MDSASRVLILQDLQSEDIIRRRNAYFDLVRFESGAGAILLTYVDPMAQTHIAVGSSGYRDSVVDYITRDLLLHDKAARQALRDESTIYDWDNLPGYRASAPALLHFGPEGFNNGVTMPLTVKGQIVGTCNLSTDRAAWPALTAPMLTALRPVLAEMVERARQSRSLGLTPRELEILRMVKRGLTDTQIASELFLSPRTVSTHMENARGKLSSTTRTRAVIVATDLGLI encoded by the coding sequence ATGGACTCCGCGTCCCGGGTTCTCATCTTGCAGGACCTGCAAAGCGAAGACATTATTCGCCGGCGCAACGCATACTTCGACCTCGTTCGCTTCGAAAGCGGTGCGGGGGCGATCCTTCTGACGTACGTGGATCCTATGGCTCAGACCCACATCGCGGTGGGAAGTTCGGGCTACAGGGACAGCGTTGTGGACTACATCACCCGGGATCTGCTTCTCCACGACAAAGCGGCCAGACAAGCACTGCGGGATGAGTCCACCATTTATGACTGGGATAACCTCCCAGGCTACCGGGCCTCAGCGCCCGCGCTTCTGCATTTCGGACCAGAAGGGTTCAACAACGGAGTCACGATGCCCCTGACAGTCAAGGGACAGATCGTGGGAACTTGCAACCTCAGTACCGATCGCGCGGCCTGGCCTGCCCTCACGGCACCTATGTTGACGGCTCTGCGACCGGTACTTGCAGAGATGGTCGAACGCGCCAGGCAAAGCCGCAGCCTGGGGCTTACTCCGCGTGAGTTGGAGATCCTCCGGATGGTCAAGAGGGGTCTGACGGACACGCAAATTGCCAGCGAACTCTTTCTCTCACCACGCACGGTTTCCACGCACATGGAGAACGCGCGCGGCAAACTTTCTTCGACAACCAGAACGCGCGCTGTCATTGTTGCCACAGACCTTGGGTTGATTTAG
- a CDS encoding GFA family protein has translation MKLDGQCLCGEVTYTIDSEPKFTALCHCTDCQRQTGGAYSLVIGVDDDKLTITGDAVKTFITVGAEHKTNTNRSFCGECGSPIVGRIDAMPGLAFVKAGTLNDTSWLKPTVEVWCRSAQPWVEALPGAERYDGDIPA, from the coding sequence ATGAAACTCGACGGACAGTGCCTATGCGGTGAAGTCACCTACACGATTGACAGCGAACCGAAGTTCACGGCCTTGTGTCATTGCACCGATTGCCAGCGTCAGACCGGCGGCGCGTACTCGTTGGTCATCGGCGTTGACGACGACAAGCTGACAATCACCGGCGACGCGGTGAAAACGTTCATCACCGTCGGCGCTGAGCACAAGACCAACACCAACCGGTCATTCTGCGGGGAATGCGGTTCGCCAATTGTTGGCCGCATCGACGCGATGCCTGGATTGGCCTTCGTCAAAGCGGGAACACTCAACGACACGTCGTGGCTCAAGCCGACGGTGGAAGTTTGGTGCCGGTCCGCCCAGCCCTGGGTCGAGGCTCTCCCGGGTGCCGAGCGGTACGACGGCGACATCCCGGCCTGA
- a CDS encoding ABC transporter permease: MTTLESTTKSPPSNSPGIKQPGLTGKKLVLQGINWFMPAATLGLMVYFSLATKSFLTGGNLLAVLTQNGPTFIVAVVAAVLLMAGFVDLSVGSTLALAGVCSGLTFLSSGLIPGLLVGIAVGTAIGAINGLLIGWLELSPLVVTLGMLAATRGVAQYLAPDSLYGFPSDVNVLGNGSIFGVSYLGLAALLVIGAALLTMNRLPVGRKIIAIGVNARASYLVGIPVKRLSVLLYVVVGLAAGIAGVLQVARLDSAPSGTLGVGFEVTVLTAVLLGGVPFNGGRGSVLRVVLGVWLIAILKNGLTLLNLGPEIAGIVTGSVLVLAAGLEAIRFWVQRSK; the protein is encoded by the coding sequence GTGACTACGTTGGAGTCCACCACCAAGAGTCCCCCAAGCAACAGCCCAGGGATCAAACAGCCTGGCCTCACCGGCAAAAAGCTGGTTCTTCAGGGCATCAACTGGTTTATGCCGGCCGCCACCCTTGGTCTCATGGTGTATTTCTCTCTGGCGACCAAGTCTTTCCTTACCGGCGGCAACCTCCTGGCGGTACTAACCCAGAATGGGCCCACCTTCATAGTGGCCGTGGTGGCTGCAGTGTTGCTGATGGCCGGATTCGTAGATCTGTCCGTCGGTTCGACGTTGGCCTTGGCCGGAGTGTGCTCCGGGCTGACGTTCCTGAGTTCCGGTCTCATCCCCGGGCTCTTAGTAGGAATCGCAGTAGGTACAGCAATCGGCGCCATCAATGGATTGTTGATTGGATGGCTGGAACTGTCTCCCTTGGTAGTAACGCTGGGAATGCTCGCAGCTACGCGGGGTGTTGCTCAGTACCTTGCCCCCGATTCGCTCTACGGTTTTCCATCTGACGTCAATGTCCTGGGCAATGGCTCCATTTTCGGTGTGTCCTATCTGGGCCTCGCAGCCTTGTTGGTCATCGGCGCAGCACTGCTCACCATGAATCGTCTCCCTGTTGGCCGCAAAATCATCGCAATCGGGGTGAATGCGAGGGCTTCCTACCTTGTAGGCATCCCGGTCAAACGCTTGTCAGTGCTTCTCTACGTTGTTGTAGGACTGGCGGCAGGTATTGCAGGTGTCCTGCAGGTGGCGAGACTGGACAGTGCCCCCTCGGGCACTCTGGGGGTCGGATTCGAAGTGACCGTATTGACCGCCGTGCTCCTTGGCGGTGTGCCGTTCAACGGTGGACGTGGCAGCGTCCTTCGCGTGGTTCTTGGAGTATGGCTCATCGCCATCCTTAAGAACGGGCTAACGCTACTCAACTTGGGGCCGGAAATCGCCGGAATCGTGACGGGCAGTGTACTGGTCCTGGCCGCCGGCCTTGAGGCCATCCGCTTCTGGGTGCAGCGGTCCAAGTGA